From a single Anoplolepis gracilipes chromosome 3, ASM4749672v1, whole genome shotgun sequence genomic region:
- the Rpl37a gene encoding large ribosomal subunit protein eL43, whose amino-acid sequence MSNKDRTTLLALIVSPRTRPRWRTGVVVGIQFNGHTIFSVALELFPVLYEGVIRLFKMAKRTKKVGITGKYGTRYGASLRKMVKKMEITQHSKYTCSFCGKEAMKRSVVGIWSCKRCKRTVAGGAWVYSTTAAASVRSAVRRLREVKEQ is encoded by the exons atgagtaacaaagacagaacgacactgttagcgctaatagtgtctccccgaacgcgccctAGATGGCGGACAGGAGTCGTGGTGGGGATACAATTTAACGGGCATACAATTTTCTCTGTCGCTCTCGAGCTCTTTCCGGTTCTTTACGAAGGTGTTATTCGTCTATTTAAAATg gCCAAACGCACGAAGAAGGTCGGAATCACCGGTAAATATGGCACTCGTTACGGTGCCTCCCTTAGGAAAATggtgaaaaaaatggaaatcaCACAACACAGCAAGTACACTTGCTCTTTTTGCGGCAAa GAAGCAATGAAACGCAGCGTTGTAGGAATCTGGTCATGCAAACGATGTAAGAGGACAGTCGCTGGTGGTGCATGGGTATATTCTACTACAGCTGCTGCTTCAGTAAGATCAGCAGTGCGCCGATTACGTGAAGTAAAAGAAcagtaa
- the Pgant5 gene encoding polypeptide N-acetylgalactosaminyltransferase 5 isoform X1 yields MFRFKIRIHTCQVILLTSLVWFLVDVMVLMFYSDCIGGSGWNCPDNKQQSALQSEEPSQIHPKIPIGEAQSLKHEAGTKRQYPQSKLHLWRPAKVVKESKGSPGEMGAAVHIAPENEAKQQELFKLNQFNLMASDMISLNRSLKDIRLEGCKNKKYPKYLPHTSIVIVFHNEAWTTLLRTVWSVINRSPRSLLKEIILVDDASEREHLKQDLEDYITTLPVPTYVYRTEKRSGLIRARLLGAKHVKGQVITFLDAHCECTEGWLEPLLSRIANDRHTVVCPIIDVISDDTFEYIPASDMTWGGFNWKLNFRWYRVAQREMDRRNGDRTAPLRTPTMAGGLFSIDKEYFYELGAYDEGMDIWGGENLEMSFRVWQCGGTLEISSCSHVGHVFRDKSPYTFPGGVSKIVLHNAARVAEVWMDEWRDFYYAMNPGARNVDVGDVSERVKLRERLKCKSFRWYLENIYPESPMPLDYYYLGDVKNVETQTCLDTMGRRTGENVGISYCHGLGGNQVFAYTKRQQIMSDDMCLDAASPQGPVKIVRCHGMGGNQAWVYNDETKMIRHTNTGHCLSKPHSGDASQPVLAQCDVNNIGQKWIMRSKFKWQAS; encoded by the exons ATGTTTCGCTTCAAGATTCGCATTCACACATGTCAAGTGATACTGCTGACGTCGCTGGTATGGTTCCTGGTCGACGTTATGGTGCTCATGTTCTATTCGGACTGCATCGGAGGGTCCGGATGGAACTGTCCAGATAACAAGCAACAGTCCGCGCTTCAATCCGAGGAGCCGTCCCAGATACATCCGAAGATCCCGATTGGGGAGGCGCAATCGCTGAAACACGAGGCAGGCACCAAGAGGCAGTATCCGCAGAGCAAGTTGCATTTATGGCGGCCGGCGAAGGTCGTCAAGGAGAGTAAGGGCAGCCCCGGCGAGATGGGAGCGGCGGTGCACATCGCGCCGGAGAACGAGGCCAAGCAGCAGGAGCTGTTCAAGCTGAATCAGTTCAATCTGATGGCCAGCGACATGATCTCCTTGAACCGATCCTTGAAAGACATCAGACTCGAGGGTTGTAAGAATAAGAAATATCCCAAATATCTTCCCCACACGAGTATCGTGATAGTTTTCCACAATGAAGCGTGGACCACTTTGCTGAGGACAGTTTGGTCCGTTATAAACAGGTCTCCCAGATCGCTGTTGAAAGAAATCATCCTCGTGGACGACGCGAGTGAGCGCG AACATCTAAAGCAAGACCTGGAAGACTATATAACCACGCTCCCTGTTCCTACATATGTGTATCGTACCGAAAAGAGGTCGGGCCTGATAAGAGCGAGGCTTCTAGGAGCGAAACACGTCAAGGGACAAGTAATCACGTTTCTAGATGCGCACTGTGAGTGTACCGAGGGTTGGTTGGAGCCGCTACTCTCAAGAATCGCCAACGATAGGCATACTGTTGTCTGCCCAATCATAGACGTCATCAGCGATGACACCTTCGAATACATCCCAGCCAGCGACATGACATGGGGTGGTTTCAATTGGAAACTAAACTTTAGATG GTATAGAGTCGCACAGAGAGAGATGGACAGAAGAAATGGCGACAGGACGGCACCGCTACGAACACCAACTATGGCTGGCGGATTGTTTTCTATTGATAAAGAATACTTTTACGAGTTGGGTGCGTATGACGAAGGCATGGACATCTGGGGCGGtgaaaatcttgaaatgagctTCCGG GTGTGGCAATGTGGTGGAACATTAGAAATCAGCTCATGCTCTCATGTGGGACATGTATTCCGGGACAAGAGTCCATATACATTCCCTGGCGGTGTCAGCAAGATAGTCCTGCACAATGCGGCCAGGGTGGCCGAGGTCTGGATGGATGAGTGGAGAGATTTTTACTATGCCATGAATCCAG GAGCTCGAAATGTGGACGTCGGCGATGTCTCCGAACGAGTAAAACTCAGAGAACGGTTAAAATGCAAGAGCTTCAGATGGTATTTGGAAAACATATATCCGGAATCGCCAATGCCGCTAGATTATTACTACCTCGGTGACGTGAAAAACGTTGAAACGCAAACTTGTTTAGATACTATGGGTAGGAGGACTGGGGAGAATGTCGGAATTAGTTATTGTCATGGATTAGGTGGTAATCAG GTATTTGCCTATACCAAGCGGCAACAGATAATGTCCGACGATATGTGCCTTGATGCAGCTAGTCCACAAGGTCCTGTGAAGATTGTGAGATGTCATGGCATGGGTGGTAACCAAGCATGGGTTTACAATGATGAG ACCAAAATGATTAGACATACAAATACAGGTCATTGCTTGTCGAAACCTCATTCGGGCGACGCATCGCAACCCGTCTTGGCGCAGTGCGATGTCAATAATATCGGTCAAAAATGGATTATGCGTAGCAAATTCAAATGGCAAGCTAGCTAA
- the Pgant5 gene encoding polypeptide N-acetylgalactosaminyltransferase 5 isoform X2, whose product MFRFKIRIHTCQVILLTSLVWFLVDVMVLMFYSDCIGGSGWNCPDNKQQSALQSEEPSQIHPKIPIGEAQSLKHEAGTKRQYPQSKLHLWRPAKVVKESKGSPGEMGAAVHIAPENEAKQQELFKLNQFNLMASDMISLNRSLKDIRLEGCKNKKYPKYLPHTSIVIVFHNEAWTTLLRTVWSVINRSPRSLLKEIILVDDASEREHLKQDLEDYITTLPVPTYVYRTEKRSGLIRARLLGAKHVKGQVITFLDAHCECTEGWLEPLLSRIANDRHTVVCPIIDVISDDTFEYIPASDMTWGGFNWKLNFRWYRVAQREMDRRNGDRTAPLRTPTMAGGLFSIDKEYFYELGAYDEGMDIWGGENLEMSFRIWMCGGTLEIATCSHVGHVFRKSTPYTFPGGTSKIVNHNNARLAEVWLDQWKYFYYNINPGARNVDVGDVSERVKLRERLKCKSFRWYLENIYPESPMPLDYYYLGDVKNVETQTCLDTMGRRTGENVGISYCHGLGGNQVFAYTKRQQIMSDDMCLDAASPQGPVKIVRCHGMGGNQAWVYNDETKMIRHTNTGHCLSKPHSGDASQPVLAQCDVNNIGQKWIMRSKFKWQAS is encoded by the exons ATGTTTCGCTTCAAGATTCGCATTCACACATGTCAAGTGATACTGCTGACGTCGCTGGTATGGTTCCTGGTCGACGTTATGGTGCTCATGTTCTATTCGGACTGCATCGGAGGGTCCGGATGGAACTGTCCAGATAACAAGCAACAGTCCGCGCTTCAATCCGAGGAGCCGTCCCAGATACATCCGAAGATCCCGATTGGGGAGGCGCAATCGCTGAAACACGAGGCAGGCACCAAGAGGCAGTATCCGCAGAGCAAGTTGCATTTATGGCGGCCGGCGAAGGTCGTCAAGGAGAGTAAGGGCAGCCCCGGCGAGATGGGAGCGGCGGTGCACATCGCGCCGGAGAACGAGGCCAAGCAGCAGGAGCTGTTCAAGCTGAATCAGTTCAATCTGATGGCCAGCGACATGATCTCCTTGAACCGATCCTTGAAAGACATCAGACTCGAGGGTTGTAAGAATAAGAAATATCCCAAATATCTTCCCCACACGAGTATCGTGATAGTTTTCCACAATGAAGCGTGGACCACTTTGCTGAGGACAGTTTGGTCCGTTATAAACAGGTCTCCCAGATCGCTGTTGAAAGAAATCATCCTCGTGGACGACGCGAGTGAGCGCG AACATCTAAAGCAAGACCTGGAAGACTATATAACCACGCTCCCTGTTCCTACATATGTGTATCGTACCGAAAAGAGGTCGGGCCTGATAAGAGCGAGGCTTCTAGGAGCGAAACACGTCAAGGGACAAGTAATCACGTTTCTAGATGCGCACTGTGAGTGTACCGAGGGTTGGTTGGAGCCGCTACTCTCAAGAATCGCCAACGATAGGCATACTGTTGTCTGCCCAATCATAGACGTCATCAGCGATGACACCTTCGAATACATCCCAGCCAGCGACATGACATGGGGTGGTTTCAATTGGAAACTAAACTTTAGATG GTATAGAGTCGCACAGAGAGAGATGGACAGAAGAAATGGCGACAGGACGGCACCGCTACGAACACCAACTATGGCTGGCGGATTGTTTTCTATTGATAAAGAATACTTTTACGAGTTGGGTGCGTATGACGAAGGCATGGACATCTGGGGCGGtgaaaatcttgaaatgagctTCCGG ATATGGATGTGTGGTGGGACATTGGAAATTGCGACATGCTCGCACGTCGGGCACGTATTCCGTAAATCAACCCCGTATACCTTCCCGGGCGGTACCAGCAAGATAGTCAACCACAACAATGCGCGGCTCGCGGAAGTTTGGTTGGACCAATGGAAGTACTTCTATTACAACATTAATCCAG GAGCTCGAAATGTGGACGTCGGCGATGTCTCCGAACGAGTAAAACTCAGAGAACGGTTAAAATGCAAGAGCTTCAGATGGTATTTGGAAAACATATATCCGGAATCGCCAATGCCGCTAGATTATTACTACCTCGGTGACGTGAAAAACGTTGAAACGCAAACTTGTTTAGATACTATGGGTAGGAGGACTGGGGAGAATGTCGGAATTAGTTATTGTCATGGATTAGGTGGTAATCAG GTATTTGCCTATACCAAGCGGCAACAGATAATGTCCGACGATATGTGCCTTGATGCAGCTAGTCCACAAGGTCCTGTGAAGATTGTGAGATGTCATGGCATGGGTGGTAACCAAGCATGGGTTTACAATGATGAG ACCAAAATGATTAGACATACAAATACAGGTCATTGCTTGTCGAAACCTCATTCGGGCGACGCATCGCAACCCGTCTTGGCGCAGTGCGATGTCAATAATATCGGTCAAAAATGGATTATGCGTAGCAAATTCAAATGGCAAGCTAGCTAA